Proteins from a single region of Flavobacterium sp. YJ01:
- a CDS encoding aldo/keto reductase, whose protein sequence is MKKRILGNSGLEVSALGLGCMGMSFGYGPAHDKKEMIDLIRSAYEKGITFFDTAECYGPFLNEELLGEALAPFRDKIVIATKFGFLEGDSKKGLDSRPEWIRKSIEGSLKRLNTDVIDLYYQHRVDPNVPIEDVAGTIKDLIQEGKVKHFGLSEAGVENIRKAHAVQPVTALQSEYSLWWRTPEEEIFPVLEELGIGFVPFSPLGRGFLTAKIDENTQFDSSDFRNSLPRFAPEARKTNQAFVDLLGKIALERGVTNAQIALAWNLAQKPWIVPIPGTTKLHRLEENLGAINLELSTEKIAAIETALAQIKIEGSRYPAHLEKQAGK, encoded by the coding sequence ATGAAAAAACGCATTTTAGGAAATAGCGGTCTTGAAGTCTCTGCATTGGGACTTGGCTGCATGGGAATGAGTTTTGGTTATGGTCCAGCTCATGATAAAAAAGAAATGATTGATTTAATTCGTTCTGCTTATGAAAAAGGAATAACTTTTTTTGATACAGCAGAATGTTACGGTCCATTTTTGAACGAAGAACTTTTAGGAGAAGCCTTAGCTCCATTTCGCGATAAAATTGTAATTGCAACGAAATTCGGTTTTTTAGAAGGTGATTCTAAAAAAGGACTAGATAGTCGTCCTGAATGGATTAGAAAAAGCATTGAAGGTTCATTAAAAAGATTGAATACAGATGTTATCGATTTGTATTACCAGCATCGTGTTGATCCAAATGTTCCGATTGAAGATGTTGCGGGAACAATTAAAGATTTAATTCAAGAAGGTAAAGTAAAACATTTTGGACTTTCAGAAGCTGGCGTTGAAAACATTCGAAAAGCGCATGCTGTTCAACCTGTTACGGCGCTTCAAAGCGAATATTCACTTTGGTGGAGAACTCCAGAAGAAGAAATTTTTCCAGTTTTAGAAGAACTAGGAATCGGATTTGTGCCTTTTAGTCCGTTAGGAAGAGGTTTTCTAACAGCAAAAATTGACGAAAACACGCAATTTGATAGCTCAGATTTTAGAAATTCATTGCCTCGTTTTGCTCCCGAAGCGAGAAAAACAAATCAAGCTTTTGTAGATCTTTTAGGGAAAATAGCTTTAGAAAGAGGCGTAACTAATGCACAAATTGCTTTGGCTTGGAATTTAGCGCAAAAACCTTGGATTGTACCAATTCCGGGAACTACAAAATTGCATCGTTTAGAGGAAAATTTGGGAGCAATTAATCTAGAACTTTCAACAGAAAAAATTGCGGCAATTGAAACGGCATTAGCACAAATTAAAATTGAAGGATCTCGTTATCCAGCACATTTAGAAAAACAAGCAGGTAAGTAA
- a CDS encoding NAD(P)-dependent alcohol dehydrogenase, whose protein sequence is METKNIKAFGTEAADAPLQTLDIKRRAVQAHDVEIEILYCGICHSDLHSVRNEWHGTIYPIVPGHEIVGRIVKVGDHVKNFKVGELAGVGCLVDSCRECEHCKNDLEQFCDEGNIQTFNSPDKHLGGQTFGGYSQSIVVDESFVLHISDKLDLAGVAPLLCAGITTYSPLKHWKVGPGQKVGIVGIGGLGHMGIKIAKAMGAHVVVFTTNLSKTEDAKRLGADEVVLSTDEAQMAEHARSLNFILDCVSAEHNIDAYLNLLKVDGTLTLVGAPMDPLPVTSFSLILGRRSFSGSLIGGIAETQEMLDFCAEHNITADIELIGVNEVNDAYERLLKGDIKYRFVIDMASLK, encoded by the coding sequence ATGGAAACAAAAAACATAAAAGCATTTGGTACAGAAGCGGCTGACGCGCCTTTACAAACATTAGATATTAAGCGTAGAGCAGTTCAGGCGCATGATGTGGAAATTGAGATTTTATATTGCGGAATCTGTCATTCAGATTTACATTCGGTTAGAAATGAATGGCATGGTACTATTTATCCGATAGTTCCTGGACATGAAATTGTTGGACGTATTGTAAAAGTCGGCGATCATGTAAAAAATTTTAAAGTTGGCGAATTAGCTGGAGTTGGCTGTTTGGTTGATTCTTGCAGAGAATGTGAACATTGTAAAAATGATTTAGAGCAATTTTGTGATGAAGGAAATATCCAGACCTTTAATTCGCCTGACAAGCATTTAGGCGGACAAACTTTTGGAGGTTATTCTCAAAGTATTGTAGTTGATGAAAGCTTTGTATTGCACATTTCAGATAAATTAGATCTTGCAGGAGTTGCTCCATTATTGTGCGCAGGAATTACAACTTATTCGCCATTAAAACATTGGAAAGTTGGTCCTGGTCAAAAAGTTGGAATCGTAGGAATTGGAGGTTTAGGTCACATGGGAATCAAAATAGCAAAAGCTATGGGCGCTCATGTTGTGGTTTTTACAACTAATTTATCTAAAACAGAAGATGCAAAACGTCTTGGAGCAGATGAAGTTGTATTGTCTACAGACGAAGCGCAAATGGCAGAACATGCTAGAAGTTTAAACTTTATTTTAGACTGCGTTTCTGCAGAACATAATATCGATGCTTACTTAAATTTACTAAAAGTTGACGGAACACTTACTCTTGTTGGAGCTCCAATGGATCCGCTTCCTGTAACGTCTTTCAGTTTGATTTTAGGAAGAAGAAGTTTTTCGGGTTCTCTAATCGGTGGAATCGCAGAAACTCAAGAAATGCTTGATTTCTGTGCAGAACATAATATTACAGCTGATATCGAATTGATTGGCGTAAACGAAGTAAATGACGCTTACGAAAGATTATTAAAAGGAGATATCAAATATCGTTTTGTAATTGATATGGCTTCTTTGAAATAA